In the genome of Pontibacter actiniarum, the window GTATAAAGTATAGCAAAGGCAGCCGCGGGAGTGGCTGCCTTTGTTGTTTACGTAGACCTCGCGGTTTGTGTAGCTCTAGGGAGTGCCTTTAGAAAACAGCACCTTTAGGTATTCTGCCTGCAGGCACTGTTTCTTTGCCACTGCTATACTGTAGGAGTAGTTATCTGCGGCACCAGCGGACGCTTGCGCCAAGCTATGAGCTGCAGCAGAAGCTGGAGGAGGTTTAGGAAAGCCCCGGCTACTCCTCTTCCTCCCAGCCGGTTCCGCTGCGCCTGCCGCCGGGGCTGTACGTCATCATGCTTCCCCAGAGCCTGTCAAACTCGCGGCTGTAGTCCTGCACAATGCTGAGGTTGTCGGTGATAAGGATGTTCTCGTGGTTGTGCATGGCTGCGCTGCGGGTCCAGTTGTAGCTGCCGGTCAGCACACGCGCCTCGTCAAAAACAGCGAACTTGTGGTGCATGTGGCTGCGTGTTTTGTCTATCCGCACCTCCAGGCCACGCGCAGCCAGCTCCCGGATGTCTGAGCCGGTGTCGTGGAGCTTGTTGTTGTCGGTGATGATCTTTATACTTACCCCACGTTTGTAGGCGCGGATAATAGCCTCCGTAATGCGGTTGTCGCTGATCGTGAACACGCAGATCTTTATACTCTTCCCGGCCCCGTCCATACTTTCAACA includes:
- a CDS encoding phospholipase D-like domain-containing protein; translated protein: MQPQQPKITSHAFFSPGDDCLNAIVESMDGAGKSIKICVFTISDNRITEAIIRAYKRGVSIKIITDNNKLHDTGSDIRELAARGLEVRIDKTRSHMHHKFAVFDEARVLTGSYNWTRSAAMHNHENILITDNLSIVQDYSREFDRLWGSMMTYSPGGRRSGTGWEEEE